The following coding sequences lie in one Eleginops maclovinus isolate JMC-PN-2008 ecotype Puerto Natales chromosome 21, JC_Emac_rtc_rv5, whole genome shotgun sequence genomic window:
- the rbm33a gene encoding LOW QUALITY PROTEIN: RNA-binding protein 33 (The sequence of the model RefSeq protein was modified relative to this genomic sequence to represent the inferred CDS: deleted 1 base in 1 codon) → MAENTQDCDFDEYDKPGAERLRRRRGEDDDLGSDLEEDLLGEDWLSGKKNPSEVSDEELNDDLLQSDDEEINMSGQDVSLNATFSLGTSYEQQGGLLVAAYTDDVVNLDEEEGYTQKYIQDNNNTPEEQMDYSGELAQGDDGYQDEVLDIQINEPIDGEFQDDEYQASYDDGGLGEHGVHQEAPEELEEPGREAQQEEEEEDADSSQVFDSEEVENEAVAAEEAKEESDEEDEEDEESGRIRFKSERKDGAVVRLADAGSSRRNIPETLELSEKAKQDLMEFEEQEKQKRQNRYGGRGMRGGMRGGRGGRGGGGGGGYPSFGMGDFRGGNRGRMIDQRHSLMGVPMSMQQQSSRLPLPPPHQQQQHQQQMHSQHHPLRPRGPPPFQDHGRPLAQQPLQPLIPPHMAHRSPPMRPQMEPPPRMMSSPPPNFPQQHHQQQPPPPQSKNIHINPHFKGPTSSSVQVPLMPPAQSQPRPAVGPQRFPGPGDFQQHMSGNFGQPQRPLHHMEPFRNQPSQGPQDREPLFMGERAESTRFPGQHMFDHQGPSPLMNNNHSLHQQQQQQLPGQGHMGFGPPGPAFNQQGQSPLGLFHREPPRTNLPPHQGHQGMVGMNQQGGPPNQPRPFMGPRQPFGQQGNLFPPPEVQFGMQVRLRGLMGPPVSQLPHHDQMPPHQPMHQQQQQQQQQHHHHRQDLPHHQHQHPNINEPRPMMHHGQNPFHQQQGHGGPRQMSPRPQNPQQRNMGNRQRMNSPISKPMQHRNSNLRELPVAPANTNMNSGNARPAANIRPVAKATPGVRPGQPMPDGGRGRGRGQAAVKMDTQQQPRTVGRKEIPRTPQDPNEDEETRQYRLKIEEQKRLREEILKRKEIRRQMQAGVRKKELLDRISSQTPSQGPTPQSQPAQPNQQTPQPVQQQQQPQQQQRPPQQQQQQQQQRPLPQRPPQPLNQIFKNPNQAIPPNGSPQILMPRPNVKARLQMLKGNAQQQQQQTPPGLLPDQQWTQQNVQQQRRNSVQNRPGVQVQPVPQKNIPLTPPVGQILTLAVGPQPGAKRTVMQRTKSLEEQQVPQKVRVVKLSGAGAGVGSPVQQQQQPGTWSTPPLNQRKVTLEGPQGPGAAPPAGRGISPQQNRVVVSGRGRGRGVGPVGRGRPMSTRQSPRGAVETERCTVSIEGLSSSTTDAQLQNLLKSIGPIEMFKMMPQQRKAVAKFSNSQHATSFQMSFHRHMIDLSHIDVSLIDG, encoded by the exons ATGGCAGAAAACACTCAGG ATTGTGATTTCGATGAATATGACAAGCCTGGTGCTGAGCGGTTAcgcaggaggagaggggaagatgACGATCTTGGGAG TGATTTGGAGGAAGATTTGCTGGGGGAGGATTGGCTCTCAGGGAAAAAG AATCCCTCAGAAGTGTCCGACGAAGAGCTGAATGATGACCTCCTGCAGAGTGATGATGAAGAAATAAACATGAG CGGTCAGGATGTAAGCCTCAATGCCACATTCAGCTTGGGTACGTCCTACGAGCAGCAGGGCGGCTTGCTGGTAGCAGCGTACACAGATGACGTAGTGAAcctggatgaagaggagggatacacacagaaatacattcaagacaacaacaacacgcCTGAAGAACAAATGGATTACTCTGGAGAGCTAGCACAGGGTGACGACGGCTACCAGGATGAAGTGCTAGACATCCAAATCAATGAGCCCATAGATGGTGAATTTCAA GATGATGAATACCAAGCCTCCTATGATGACGGGGGTCTGGGCGAACATGGAGTCCATCAGGAGGCCCccgaggagctggaggagcccGGGAGGGAGgctcagcaggaagaggaggaggaggatgccGATAGTTCCCAGGTCTTTGACAGCGAGGAG gtcGAAAACGAAGCTGTGGCTGCAGAAGAAGCAAAAGAGGAATCAgacgaggaggatgaggaggatgaagagtCCGGTCGCATACGGTTCAAATCTGAGAGGAAGGATGGCGCTGTGGTGCGGCTGGCTGATGCAGGAAGTAGCAGGAGGAATATTCCAGAAACACTAG AACTGTCCGAGAAGGCTAAGCAGGATCTGATGGAGTTTGAAGAGCAGGAAAAGCAGAAGAGACAGAACCGCTACGGAGGCCGAGGCATGAGAGGGGGAATgcgaggaggcagaggaggaagaggaggaggaggaggaggaggctacCCATCTTTTGGAATGGGAGAtttcagaggaggaaacagagggaggaTGATAGACCAGAGGCACTCTCTGATGGGAGTGCCTATGAGCATGCAG CAGCAATCTTCTCGATtgccccttcctcctcctcatcagcagcagcagcatcagcagcaaaTGCACTCGCAGCATCACCCTTTGCGTCCGAGAGGTCCTCCCCCCTTCCAGGACCACGGGCGCCCGCTGGCCCAGCAGCCCCTGCAGCCCCTCATCCCCCCACACATGGCTCACCGCTCCCCTCCCATGCGGCCCCAGATGGAGCCACCACCACGGATGATGAGCTCGCCGCCACCCAACTTCCCCCAGcagcaccaccagcagcagccgccCCCTCCACAGTCCAAAAACATCCACATTAACCCCCATTTCAAAGGGcccacttcctcctctgtgcAAG TGCCCTTGATGCCTCCTGCTCAAAGCCAACCCAGACCTGCTGTGGGCCCTCAGAGGTTCCCT GGACCCGGAGACTTCCAGCAGCACATGTCTGGCAATTTTGGCCAGCCCCAGCGGCCCCTTCATCACATGGAGCCCTTCAGGAACCAGCCATCGCAAGGCCCCCAAGACCGAGAGCCCCTCTTTATGGGCG AGCGTGCAGAGTCAACACGGTTTCCAGGGCAGCACATGTTTGACCACCAGGGCCCCAGTCCTCTGATGAACAACAACCACAgtctccaccagcagcagcagcagcagctgccgGGTCAGGGCCACATGGGGTTCGGCCCGCCAGGACCTGCTTTCAACCAGCAGGGCCAGAGTCCACTAGGGCTTTTCCATAGAGAACCCCCAAGAACCAACCTCCCTCCACACCAGGGGCATCAGGGGATGGTCGGGATGAATCAACAAGGCGGC CCCCCCAACCAGCCGAGACCCTTCATGGGCCCTCGGCAGCCGTTTGGCCAGCAGGGGAACCTTTTCCCCCCTCCAGAAGTCCAGTTTGGGATGCAGGTACGACTAAGA GGCTTAATGGGGCCTCCTGTCTCCCAGCTCCCTCATCACGATCAAATGCCCCCCCATCAGCCCatgcaccagcagcagcagcagcagcagcagcagcatcatcacCACAGACAGGACTTACCCCATCATCAGCACCAACATCCAAACATCAACGAGCCTCGCCCCATGATGCACCATGGCCAGAACCCCTTCCACCAACAGCAGGGACACGGTGGGCCCCGGCAGATGAGCCCCCGCCCGCAGAACCCACAGCAGCGCAACATGGGCAACCGGCAGAGGATG AACTCGCCCATCTCCAAGCCAATGCAGCATCGCAACAGTAACCTGCGGGAGCTTCCCGTAGCGCCTGCCAACACCAACATGAACAGCGGCAACGCCCGACCCGCCGCCAACATTCGGCCAGTTGCCAAGGCAACACCAGGGGTGCGTCCAGGGCAGCCGATGCCCGacggaggaagaggacgaggaaggGGCCAAGCCGCTGTCAAGATGGACACGCAGCAGCAGCCCAGGACGGTGGGACGGAAGGAAATCCCAAGAACACCTCAG GACCCTAACGAGGACGAAGAAACCCGGCAGTACCGTCTGAAGATCGAGGAGCAGAAGCGTCTGCGGGAGGAGATCCTGAAGAGGAAGGAGATACGACGGCAGATGCAGGCTGGCGTCCGGAAGAAGGAGCTGCTGGACAGGATCAGCTCTCAGACTCCCAGCCAAGGCCCGACGCCACAGAGTCAACCTGCACAACCAAACCAGCAAACACCACAAcctgtacaacaacaacaacaaccacaacaacaacaaagaccaccacagcagcagcagcagcagcaacagcagagaCCGTTGCCTCAGAGACCCCCTCAACCATTAAATCAGATATTTAAGAACCCCAATCAAGCCATCCCTCCTAACGGCAGTCCTCAGATCCTCATGCCACGTCCCAACGTCAAGGCccgcctgcagatgttgaaaGGCAatgcccagcagcagcagcagcagaccccCCCTGGGCTTCTTCCAGACCAGCAATGGACTCAGCAAAACGTGCAGCAGCAACGGAGGAACAGTGTGCAGAACCGGCCTGGTGTTCAGGTACAGCCGGTTCCCCAGAAGAACATCCCTTTGACCCCCCCTGTGGGACAGATTCTGACTCTTGCTGTAGGACCTCAACCAGGGGCTAAGAGAACCGTCATGCAGCGGACCAAGAGCCTGGAAGAGCAGCAGGTGCCCCAGAAAGTCAGAGTCGTCAAACTTTCCGGAGCG GGTGCAGGAGTTGGTAGcccagtgcagcagcagcagcagccaggcaCCTGGTCGACCCCACCACTGAACCAAAGGAAGGTAACCTTGGAGGGGCCACAAGGACCAGGAGCTGCACCGCCCGCTGGACGAGGGATCAGCCCACAGCAGAACAGG GTGGTCGTGTCGGGACGGGGTCGAGGGAGAGGGGTAGGTCCCGTGGGTCGAGGTCGTCCAATGTCCACTAGACAGAGTCCGAGAGGCGCCGTCGAGACCGAGCGCTGCACCGTGTCCATCGAGGGCCTTTCCTCGTCCACCACTGACGCACAACTGCAGAACCTCCTCAAGTCTATCGGCCCCATAGAG ATGTTCAAAATGATGCCCCAGCAGAGGAAAGCAGTCGCCAAGTTTTCCAACTCCCAGCATGCCACAAGTTTTCAGATGAGCTTCCACAG GCACATGATTGATTTGTCTCACATTGATGTGTCGCTGATTGACGGATGA